From the genome of Argentina anserina chromosome 4, drPotAnse1.1, whole genome shotgun sequence, one region includes:
- the LOC126790595 gene encoding zinc finger protein CONSTANS-LIKE 5 yields the protein MGIQSCWTLPGLSPKPCDTCKSSPAAAFCRADSAYLCLACDSRIHCANKLASRHYRVWMCEVCEQAPAVVTCKADAAALCVTCDADIHSANPLARRHERVPIEPFLDSAESITKSAAFRDAVSSPKNDDADSLLIPNLNFACKFVDSLDIKPDMYFPEMDSILEFDYPNPIQSSGMDSVVPVQPDPIAHSAVLHHPPHENCLDIDFCRNKLSSTFSYPAQSISQSVSSSSMDVGVVPDGNSLSDISYPFMANMNNHGVESGVPGTASQATQLRGVDREARVMRYREKRKNRKFQKTIRYASRKAYAETRPRIKGRFAKRNETETETEAMDRIFNPVPGSYIADAQYGVVPTF from the exons ATGGGAATCCAATCCTGCTGGACCCTTCCTGGGCTCTCCCCCAAGCCCTGCGACACCTGCAAGTCGTCTCCGGCCGCCGCCTTCTGCCGCGCTGACTCCGCCTACCTCTGCCTCGCCTGCGACTCCAGGATCCACTGCGCCAACAAGCTCGCCTCCCGCCACTACCGCGTCTGGATGTGCGAGGTCTGCGAGCAGGCTCCGGCCGTTGTCACCTGCAAGGCCGACGCCGCCGCCCTCTGTGTCACGTGCGACGCCGATATCCACTCGGCGAACCCGCTCGCCCGCCGCCACGAGCGCGTCCCCATCGAGCCTTTCCTCGACTCCGCCGAGTCCATCACCAAGTCCGCCGCCTTCCGCGACGCCGTGTCGTCTCCCAAGAACGACGACGCCGACTCCCTCCTCATTCCCAACCTGAATTTCGCATGCAAGTTCGTCGACTCTCTCGACATCAAGCCGGACATGTACTTCCCGGAAATGGACTCCATACTCGAGTTTGACTACCCGAACCCGATCCAGAGCTCCGGTATGGACAGCGTGGTTCCGGTTCAACCCGACCCGATTGCGCACTCTGCTGTCCTCCACCATCCTCCTCATGAGAATTGCTTAGACATTGACTTCTGCAGGAACAAGCTCTCTTCCACCTTCAGCTATCCAGCTCAATCTATCAGCCAAAGC GTCTCCTCGTCGTCCATGGACGTCGGAGTTGTACCCGACGGGAACTCGTTATCTGATATTTCCTATCCTTTCATGGCGAACATGAACAACCACGGCGTGGAGTCGGGTGTTCCGGGGACGGCGAGCCAAGCCACCCAGCTGAGGGGAGTGGACCGGGAGGCGAGAGTGATGAGGTACagagagaagaggaagaacaGAAAGTTCCAGAAGACAATCCGATACGCCTCAAGGAAAGCGTACGCGGAAACCCGGCCAAGAATCAAAGGCCGGTTCGCGAAACGCAATGAGACCGAGACCGAGACGGAGGCCATGGACCGGATCTTCAACCCGGTGCCGGGGAGTTATATAGCAGACGCGCAATACGGCGTCGTCCCGACGTTTTGA